The Caulobacter sp. FWC26 genome contains a region encoding:
- a CDS encoding MFS transporter, whose protein sequence is MAGESQERASMRTVVAASSAGTAFEWYDFFIFGSLTQVISKTFFAGLNETAGYIAALALFGVGFAFRPLGALVFGKIGDQAGRKGAFLATVLMMGGATFAIAFLPTYEQAGIIAPILLIIMRCLQGFALGGEYGGAAIYVAEHSPADKRGWSTSWVQTSAAFGLFGALLVILATRWVLGKYVGPDAFDAWGWRIPFAVSIGLLGISVWMRLKLTESPAFAAMKEEGQASKAPYAEAFGQWGNLKLVILAFLSMMCAQGAVWYTSFFYVQTFMEKFLKVDAVTINELMMTATAISAVFYVVFGWLSDKIGRKPVMLGGMTLALLFYFPGFHLLEKAANPALAEASAKAPVVVVADPKDCSLQFDPVGKTAFVTSCDIVKSTLANAGVSYANEAAPAGAVAAVRIGSAEITSKSATGLGKAEVKAVKTEVETRIKAALVEAGYPAKADPSRMNKPMILAVLFVFVIAATALFGPLAACLVELFPTRVRYTALSLPYHIGTGWVGGFVPFFAFAIVAAVGNIYAGLWYPVAFTLLSVLTTLFLLPETKGRPLN, encoded by the coding sequence ATGGCTGGCGAAAGTCAGGAACGCGCGTCGATGCGCACGGTGGTCGCGGCCTCGTCGGCTGGCACGGCCTTCGAGTGGTACGACTTCTTCATCTTTGGCAGTCTGACCCAGGTCATTTCGAAGACCTTCTTTGCGGGGCTGAACGAGACGGCGGGCTATATCGCCGCCCTCGCGCTCTTTGGCGTCGGCTTCGCCTTCCGACCCTTGGGCGCGCTGGTGTTCGGCAAGATCGGCGACCAGGCTGGCCGTAAAGGCGCGTTCCTGGCGACCGTGCTGATGATGGGTGGCGCCACCTTCGCGATCGCTTTCCTGCCAACCTATGAGCAGGCCGGTATTATCGCCCCGATCCTGCTGATCATCATGCGCTGCCTGCAAGGCTTCGCCCTGGGTGGCGAATATGGCGGCGCGGCGATCTATGTCGCCGAACACTCGCCCGCCGACAAGCGCGGCTGGTCGACCTCGTGGGTGCAGACCTCGGCCGCCTTCGGTCTGTTCGGCGCGCTTCTGGTCATCCTCGCCACCCGCTGGGTCCTGGGCAAGTATGTCGGCCCCGACGCCTTCGACGCCTGGGGTTGGCGGATTCCCTTCGCGGTCTCGATCGGCCTCCTGGGCATCTCGGTCTGGATGCGCTTGAAGCTGACCGAAAGCCCCGCCTTCGCCGCGATGAAGGAAGAAGGCCAGGCCTCCAAGGCGCCGTACGCCGAAGCCTTCGGCCAGTGGGGCAACCTCAAGCTGGTGATCCTGGCGTTCCTGTCGATGATGTGCGCTCAGGGCGCGGTCTGGTACACGAGCTTCTTCTACGTCCAGACCTTCATGGAGAAGTTCCTGAAGGTCGACGCGGTGACCATCAACGAGTTGATGATGACCGCCACCGCGATCAGCGCCGTCTTCTATGTCGTCTTCGGCTGGCTGTCGGACAAGATCGGTCGCAAGCCGGTGATGTTGGGCGGCATGACCCTGGCGCTGCTGTTCTACTTCCCCGGTTTCCACCTTCTGGAGAAGGCGGCGAACCCGGCCCTGGCCGAAGCCAGCGCCAAGGCGCCCGTCGTGGTCGTTGCCGATCCCAAGGACTGTTCCCTGCAGTTCGACCCCGTCGGCAAGACCGCGTTCGTGACCTCATGCGACATCGTCAAGAGCACCCTGGCCAATGCGGGCGTCTCCTACGCCAACGAAGCCGCGCCGGCGGGTGCTGTCGCCGCCGTGCGGATCGGCAGCGCTGAAATCACCTCAAAGAGCGCAACGGGCCTTGGCAAGGCCGAGGTCAAGGCGGTGAAGACCGAGGTGGAAACGCGGATCAAGGCCGCTCTGGTCGAGGCCGGCTATCCCGCCAAGGCCGACCCGAGCCGCATGAACAAGCCGATGATCCTGGCCGTGCTGTTCGTGTTCGTCATCGCGGCCACCGCGCTGTTCGGGCCGCTGGCCGCATGCCTGGTGGAACTGTTCCCCACCCGCGTTCGGTACACGGCTCTGTCCCTGCCCTACCATATCGGCACGGGCTGGGTCGGCGGCTTCGTTCCGTTTTTCGCCTTCGCCATCGTGGCGGCGGTCGGCAACATCTATGCCGGCCTCTGGTACCCGGTGGCCTTCACCCTGCTCAGCGTGCTGACCACCCTGTTCCTGCTGCCCGAAACCAAGGGTCGGCCGCTCAACTGA
- a CDS encoding PAS domain S-box protein has translation MSQASKTPAPAPVAASSFGEAEAARWFFDNAGGLLTVVSPEGRFINVNDAWTVVTGWSLDELLGAPTLKFVHPDSQSELIDTGRRLRETGSAVNELKVRCKDGRWIWLQGRSRRGPNGEMVGVMHDITAEVEARAELEAARRTQALLAEEAGIGVWSYEPETGRIDWAPDALALLGIAPESISTAELFLARLPESQRKEVRAAFARAVTTGEGGSLEYRLRGDNGGWFTLRATYRAEPRPGKLFALKGISQNITEVARSRDKAIWSERRARRLVEDAPFAVAVYDLDMRLRMVSPRFLEIFRSTEDQVIGKTLTELTEGARHRFVARVTRALSGEIVTRREDRLYDADGVERVFRWEARPWRDVAGEIVGVITYMDDITALTTARREARSNARRLKVALGAARAGVYEIDHEGRTFWGSPEFHRMMGRKIEYEDVKAAVWPMIHPDDREQLYKPVVTRPSAGRREPQQHDVRLLPPDGEAHWVRVFHDVRRDAQGRARKAVGLILDIDEKKKAELALIAAKRAAQAANEAKAQFLANMSHEIRTPMNGVLGVMHVLKRELPPGDNADLLAEALGAGQMLSTLLDDVIDISRIEAGRLDLSREPVDPRELACGVVRLLSGQAAHKGLELILDLPEDLGWIETDPTRVRQALFNLVGNAVKFTLKGSVTIRGRRKATDDGPRLVFDVIDTGVGVPLDAQDRLFERFKQADASTTRRFGGSGLGLAITRELARMLGGEVSFQSVPGVGSTFSLSIAAPGVAAPLVRESEPSDLLEGVRVLVVEDNPTNQIVARRLLEQLGACVSVADDGASGVAAASTGDFDLILMDVQMPGMDGLEAARLIRALPGGAAHAPIIALTANVMAHQRAAYLAAGMNGVVAKPISPTALVNEIQRLSQAVSTRHDAVA, from the coding sequence ATGTCCCAGGCGTCGAAAACTCCCGCGCCCGCCCCCGTCGCCGCCTCGTCTTTTGGCGAGGCAGAGGCTGCGCGCTGGTTCTTCGACAACGCCGGCGGGCTGTTGACCGTCGTGTCCCCAGAGGGTCGATTCATCAACGTCAACGACGCCTGGACCGTCGTCACGGGATGGTCGCTGGATGAGCTCCTCGGCGCCCCGACCCTCAAGTTCGTCCACCCCGACAGTCAATCCGAACTGATCGACACCGGCCGGCGTCTTCGGGAGACGGGCTCGGCGGTCAATGAACTCAAGGTCCGTTGCAAGGACGGCCGCTGGATATGGCTGCAGGGACGCTCTCGCCGGGGTCCCAACGGAGAAATGGTCGGGGTGATGCACGACATCACCGCCGAGGTGGAGGCCCGGGCGGAACTCGAAGCGGCGCGGCGCACGCAGGCCTTGCTTGCCGAGGAGGCTGGCATCGGGGTCTGGAGCTACGAACCCGAGACCGGCCGCATCGACTGGGCGCCGGACGCCCTGGCCCTCCTGGGCATCGCGCCCGAGAGCATCTCGACAGCTGAACTGTTCCTGGCGCGGCTGCCCGAGAGTCAGCGCAAAGAGGTTCGGGCGGCCTTCGCGAGGGCTGTGACGACCGGGGAGGGCGGATCGCTGGAGTATCGTCTGCGCGGCGACAACGGCGGCTGGTTCACTTTGCGCGCGACCTATCGCGCCGAGCCCCGACCGGGAAAACTGTTCGCCCTGAAAGGGATCTCTCAAAACATCACCGAGGTCGCGCGAAGCCGGGACAAGGCGATCTGGAGCGAACGACGCGCCCGCCGCCTGGTGGAAGACGCGCCGTTCGCCGTGGCGGTCTATGACCTCGACATGCGGTTGCGGATGGTCAGTCCCCGCTTTCTGGAGATCTTCCGCTCCACCGAGGACCAGGTCATCGGCAAGACCCTGACCGAACTGACCGAGGGCGCGCGCCACCGGTTCGTGGCGCGAGTCACCCGGGCCCTTTCCGGCGAGATCGTCACCCGGCGCGAGGACCGCCTGTACGACGCCGACGGCGTGGAGCGGGTCTTCCGCTGGGAGGCCCGGCCCTGGCGCGACGTGGCCGGCGAGATCGTCGGCGTCATCACCTATATGGACGACATCACGGCGCTGACCACGGCGCGACGCGAAGCGCGAAGCAACGCACGGCGCCTGAAGGTGGCGCTGGGCGCGGCCCGCGCCGGCGTCTACGAGATCGACCACGAAGGCCGCACCTTCTGGGGTTCGCCGGAGTTCCATCGCATGATGGGGCGAAAGATCGAGTACGAAGACGTCAAGGCCGCCGTCTGGCCGATGATCCATCCAGACGATCGTGAGCAGCTCTACAAGCCTGTCGTCACGCGGCCGAGCGCGGGCCGCCGGGAGCCACAGCAGCACGACGTCCGGCTGCTGCCTCCTGACGGAGAGGCGCACTGGGTGCGGGTGTTCCATGATGTCCGGCGCGACGCGCAAGGTCGCGCGCGTAAGGCGGTGGGACTGATCCTCGACATCGACGAGAAGAAGAAGGCTGAGTTGGCCCTGATCGCGGCCAAGCGCGCCGCTCAGGCCGCCAACGAGGCCAAGGCGCAGTTCCTGGCCAATATGAGCCACGAGATCCGCACGCCCATGAACGGGGTCCTGGGCGTGATGCATGTGCTCAAGCGCGAGCTTCCGCCGGGCGACAACGCCGACCTGCTGGCTGAGGCCTTGGGCGCGGGCCAGATGTTGTCGACCCTGCTCGACGACGTCATCGACATTTCGCGCATCGAGGCCGGCCGCCTCGACCTGAGCCGCGAGCCGGTTGATCCTCGCGAGCTGGCTTGCGGGGTTGTCCGCTTGCTCAGCGGCCAGGCCGCGCACAAGGGCCTGGAGTTGATCCTGGACCTGCCAGAGGATCTGGGTTGGATCGAGACCGATCCCACGCGCGTCCGGCAGGCCCTCTTCAACCTCGTCGGCAATGCGGTGAAATTCACCCTGAAGGGCTCGGTCACGATCCGTGGGCGTCGTAAGGCGACAGATGATGGGCCGCGCCTGGTTTTCGACGTCATCGACACCGGCGTGGGCGTACCACTGGACGCTCAGGACCGGCTGTTCGAGCGTTTCAAACAGGCCGACGCTAGCACGACGCGGCGCTTCGGAGGCTCGGGCCTGGGTCTTGCGATCACCCGCGAGCTGGCGCGCATGTTGGGCGGCGAGGTGTCATTCCAGTCGGTTCCCGGCGTCGGATCGACCTTCTCGCTGAGCATCGCCGCCCCTGGGGTGGCGGCGCCTTTGGTCCGGGAGTCGGAGCCCTCGGATCTTCTCGAAGGCGTCCGGGTGCTGGTGGTGGAGGACAATCCCACCAATCAGATCGTCGCGCGTCGGCTGCTAGAGCAATTGGGCGCCTGCGTCAGCGTGGCGGACGACGGCGCCTCTGGCGTCGCGGCCGCGTCCACCGGCGACTTCGACCTCATCCTGATGGACGTGCAGATGCCGGGCATGGACGGCCTTGAAGCCGCCCGGCTTATTCGCGCCCTTCCCGGCGGAGCCGCCCACGCGCCGATCATCGCGCTGACCGCCAACGTCATGGCGCACCAGCGCGCGGCCTATCTCGCTGCGGGCATGAACGGGGTTGTGGCCAAACCGATCTCGCCCACCGCGCTGGTCAACGAGATCCAGCGGCTGTCCCAAGCCGTCTCGACACGACACGACGCCGTCGCCTAA